From Psychrobacillus sp. FSL K6-2836, a single genomic window includes:
- a CDS encoding DNA-3-methyladenine glycosylase family protein, with the protein MMTQTVELAFTYRMEDVLKRLALDPLNSVDLSNQTVKIPIDETIITVQSIGTLHEPKFILTGLETEEQYERVLSIFHFNRSLLPIHEHFLETNLHSLFVKFEGTPIITDFSLYGNIIKSIIHQQLNLTFARTLTERFVHTFSNSKEGVWLYPSPEIIAELNVDTLRQMQFSTRKAEYIIGISKAIAEGALNLESLATGSDDFVLSELIKYRGIGPWTAESFLLFGLGRENLFPLADIGLQNSLKQQWHLDRKPMKSEIIPHLASWAPYNSYAALYLWRNIE; encoded by the coding sequence ATCATGACACAAACCGTGGAACTAGCATTTACCTATCGTATGGAGGATGTATTAAAAAGACTAGCATTAGATCCGTTAAATTCTGTAGATCTCTCCAATCAAACAGTCAAAATCCCGATAGATGAAACAATTATAACGGTTCAAAGTATCGGAACATTGCATGAACCAAAATTTATACTAACTGGGTTAGAAACAGAAGAACAATATGAGAGAGTCTTGTCCATATTTCATTTCAATAGAAGTCTTTTGCCTATTCACGAGCATTTTTTAGAAACAAATTTACATTCGTTGTTTGTAAAATTTGAGGGCACCCCTATTATTACCGACTTTTCGTTGTATGGGAATATTATTAAAAGTATTATTCATCAGCAACTAAATCTTACTTTTGCAAGAACACTAACAGAGCGATTTGTTCATACATTTAGTAATAGTAAGGAGGGGGTCTGGTTGTATCCATCTCCTGAGATTATTGCCGAGCTTAATGTTGATACGCTACGCCAAATGCAGTTTAGTACAAGAAAAGCAGAGTATATAATAGGGATATCTAAAGCCATTGCGGAAGGGGCTTTGAACCTAGAATCACTTGCAACTGGCTCGGATGATTTCGTACTTTCTGAACTGATAAAATACAGAGGAATTGGTCCTTGGACAGCGGAGAGCTTCCTGCTATTTGGCTTAGGAAGAGAGAACTTATTTCCTTTGGCGGATATAGGTCTTCAAAATTCGCTCAAACAGCAATGGCATCTAGATAGAAAGCCTATGAAAAGTGAAATTATCCCTCACTTAGCATCTTGGGCACCCTATAATAGCTACGCTGCCTTGTATCTTTGGAGAAATATAGAATAA
- a CDS encoding thermonuclease family protein produces MKKFFVCIGLFFCFLYGCEENSTNGVIQTSSNTEQIPVEVVEVTDGDTIKVKYNGNIEKVRYLLIDTPETNHHTLGKQPLGEEAKQRNKELLNSGDVTIEFDVGNRLDDYGRMLAYIYVGGVSVQEMLLEEGLARVAYIFPPNTRYLDDFEKASQIAETKNIGVWKTEDYVTDRGFNAAVMSSNNAKEEIQKSGKCDIKGNINRQGKKIYHISSGKYYEQTNPEEWFCTEQEAIKAGFKKSGE; encoded by the coding sequence ATGAAAAAGTTTTTTGTATGTATTGGTCTATTTTTTTGCTTCCTGTATGGTTGTGAAGAAAATTCCACTAACGGAGTCATTCAAACGAGCAGTAATACTGAACAAATTCCAGTAGAAGTTGTAGAGGTAACTGACGGCGATACTATTAAAGTTAAGTATAACGGAAACATAGAAAAAGTTCGATACTTGCTAATAGACACACCAGAAACAAATCATCACACATTAGGAAAGCAGCCACTTGGGGAAGAAGCAAAACAACGTAACAAAGAATTATTAAATAGTGGGGATGTAACAATTGAGTTTGATGTGGGGAATCGATTAGACGACTATGGCAGAATGCTCGCGTATATTTATGTGGGTGGAGTGAGCGTCCAAGAAATGTTACTAGAAGAAGGCCTAGCACGTGTTGCCTATATTTTCCCTCCGAACACTCGGTATTTAGACGATTTCGAGAAAGCTTCCCAAATTGCTGAAACGAAAAATATAGGCGTATGGAAGACAGAAGATTACGTCACCGATCGTGGTTTCAATGCTGCAGTTATGTCTAGCAATAACGCAAAGGAAGAAATTCAAAAATCCGGAAAGTGTGATATCAAGGGCAATATTAATCGTCAAGGCAAGAAGATTTACCATATATCTAGTGGGAAATATTATGAGCAAACAAATCCCGAAGAATGGTTCTGTACCGAGCAGGAAGCTATAAAAGCAGGATTTAAAAAATCTGGGGAGTAA
- a CDS encoding phosphatidylglycerophosphatase A family protein, producing the protein MDRQTSRVHSREVEQATKDALKRRGVTIEEIAKIVFEMQFPYNKGLTIEHCIESVKSVLKKREMQHAILVGIELDELAEKKMLSAPLQQIVEADEGLFGVDETIALGAVFTYGSIAVTTFGHLDKNKIGLISKLDTKVGGAVHTFLDDLVASIASSAASRLAHRTRDLEEQNETFADIPPEETIPEAKVKGART; encoded by the coding sequence ATGGATAGACAGACATCAAGAGTTCATTCACGTGAAGTGGAGCAGGCTACAAAGGATGCGTTAAAAAGACGCGGAGTTACTATTGAAGAAATTGCAAAAATCGTATTTGAAATGCAGTTTCCTTACAATAAAGGGCTTACTATAGAGCATTGTATAGAATCTGTAAAAAGCGTATTGAAAAAAAGAGAAATGCAGCATGCGATATTAGTTGGTATCGAACTTGACGAGTTAGCAGAGAAAAAAATGTTATCTGCACCATTACAACAAATAGTTGAAGCGGACGAAGGTTTGTTTGGGGTAGACGAAACGATAGCTCTAGGAGCAGTATTTACTTACGGAAGTATTGCAGTAACTACATTTGGTCATTTAGATAAAAATAAAATTGGACTTATTTCAAAATTAGATACAAAAGTCGGTGGAGCTGTTCATACATTTCTAGATGATTTAGTAGCAAGCATCGCTTCAAGTGCCGCCTCGCGTTTAGCACATCGTACTAGGGATTTAGAAGAACAAAATGAAACATTTGCAGATATTCCACCAGAAGAAACAATACCAGAAGCTAAAGTAAAAGGTGCTAGAACATAA
- a CDS encoding alpha/beta hydrolase: protein MNKGTIQDITLFSEALQEEMQLLIYLPPNYSALYKYSVLIASDGKDYFQLGRISRVADDLYEEEAIENLIIVGVPYKNVKDRRDKYHPDGSQHAAYIRFLAQELVPYIDENYPTYQVGMGRSLIGDSLAATVSLMTALAYPNTFGKVIMHSPLVNEYVLEKVKNHEDVHAFSLYHVIGNEETAVKTGDGLLTDFITPNRELHNLIKNKGFLTFYDELKGNHTWKLWQPDMKRSLLQNFSL, encoded by the coding sequence ATGAACAAAGGTACTATACAGGATATAACGCTTTTTAGCGAGGCTTTACAGGAAGAAATGCAACTACTAATTTACTTGCCACCAAATTATTCTGCTCTATATAAATATTCGGTTCTAATCGCATCCGATGGAAAAGATTATTTTCAACTGGGTAGAATCTCTCGAGTAGCTGACGATTTATATGAAGAAGAAGCGATTGAAAACTTAATCATCGTTGGAGTGCCTTATAAAAACGTAAAAGATCGAAGAGATAAATACCATCCAGATGGTTCTCAGCATGCCGCATATATACGGTTTTTAGCTCAAGAATTGGTTCCTTATATAGATGAAAACTATCCTACTTATCAGGTTGGTATGGGAAGATCACTTATAGGCGACTCCTTGGCTGCGACCGTTTCACTTATGACAGCTTTAGCTTATCCAAATACATTTGGAAAAGTAATTATGCACTCCCCACTCGTAAATGAATACGTTCTAGAAAAAGTGAAAAACCACGAAGACGTTCATGCTTTTTCTCTTTACCATGTGATTGGAAACGAAGAAACAGCAGTTAAAACGGGTGATGGCTTATTAACGGATTTTATCACTCCAAACAGAGAGTTACACAATTTAATAAAAAATAAAGGGTTTTTGACCTTTTATGACGAATTAAAAGGAAATCATACTTGGAAGCTTTGGCAACCAGATATGAAAAGATCACTATTGCAAAATTTTAGCCTATAG
- a CDS encoding YjcG family protein: MKYGIVAFPSKKVQDFANSYRKRYDPHYALITPHMTVKGVFEADENEIKTIAEKVNEVVKNHKPFTLKTAKVSSFAPVTNAIYFNVQPTAELVKLHEDLNAIQYNDEESYSFVPHITIAQKMSASEHDDVLPQLKMIGAEFEEEIDRLHLLYQLEDGSWTVYETFRLSGAE; the protein is encoded by the coding sequence ATGAAATACGGAATTGTTGCTTTTCCATCTAAAAAGGTACAGGACTTTGCCAACTCCTATAGAAAGCGTTATGACCCTCACTATGCTTTAATTACTCCACATATGACAGTTAAAGGAGTATTTGAAGCGGACGAAAATGAGATTAAAACAATTGCTGAAAAAGTTAACGAAGTAGTTAAGAATCATAAGCCGTTTACTTTAAAAACAGCAAAGGTTAGTTCATTTGCCCCTGTTACTAATGCGATATATTTTAATGTGCAACCAACAGCTGAGCTAGTTAAACTGCATGAGGATTTAAATGCTATTCAATATAATGATGAGGAAAGTTATTCTTTTGTTCCTCATATTACTATCGCTCAAAAGATGAGTGCAAGTGAACATGACGATGTTCTTCCTCAACTAAAAATGATTGGTGCAGAGTTTGAAGAAGAAATTGATCGTCTTCATCTTTTATACCAACTAGAAGATGGATCATGGACTGTTTACGAAACATTTAGATTGTCTGGAGCTGAGTAA
- a CDS encoding GNAT family N-acetyltransferase — translation MVYAKKVEIEKEYEDAIKIRRKVFVEEQDVPLHLELDEYDADAVHFVAYDGDTPFGAGRIRVIEPGIGKVERVCILPDYRGKNLGNLMMQCMEDYSTSAGITKLKLNAQSHAILFYEKRNYTISSPEFLEAGIPHRAMEKQI, via the coding sequence TTGGTGTACGCAAAGAAAGTTGAAATTGAAAAAGAATATGAAGATGCAATTAAAATTAGAAGAAAAGTCTTCGTAGAGGAACAGGATGTCCCACTTCACCTTGAACTCGATGAGTATGATGCGGATGCCGTGCATTTTGTAGCATACGATGGAGACACACCTTTTGGTGCCGGCCGAATAAGAGTAATTGAGCCAGGCATAGGAAAAGTAGAACGCGTTTGTATTCTTCCAGATTATCGTGGAAAGAATTTGGGAAATCTCATGATGCAATGCATGGAGGACTACTCGACTTCAGCAGGAATTACCAAGTTAAAACTAAATGCACAAAGTCACGCTATTCTTTTTTATGAAAAAAGAAATTATACAATAAGCTCTCCTGAGTTTTTAGAGGCGGGAATTCCTCACCGAGCAATGGAGAAACAAATTTAA
- a CDS encoding arsenic transporter encodes MSWQIGITILVFLATMLVIFVRPREVNEAWPATIGAVILILAGIVSLDDILDIINKIGGASITIISTVVMAVILESFGFFNWAATRIVSLSKGSGYRLYWYIQLLCFGMTLLFNNDGSILITTPILILLLKNMRLKSPQQIPYLISGALIATASSAPIGVSNLVNLIALKIVDMSLWMHTLMMFVPATLGLLFMSYLMFVIVKKKLPVTLPTSLINIEESFFTKNFHPLKASISLETKQKRTKFMLKVLFFVLIVRGMLFVASYVNIPIEIVAVISSLILLIWRGYYLKSNPVDILKKTPWHILIFAFSMYVIIYGLHNIGLTALLVQWCEPIVQQGLFQASFIMGGLVSVLSNLFNNHPALMIGTITLTEMGLDPVTLKTIYLANIIGSDMGSLLLPIGTLASLIWMDILRKNKIKITWKDYLSITIKVIPITTIVTLTLLYFWVQIVFNN; translated from the coding sequence ATGAGTTGGCAAATTGGAATCACCATTTTGGTGTTCCTAGCTACTATGTTAGTAATTTTTGTAAGACCTAGAGAAGTAAATGAAGCTTGGCCAGCAACAATTGGTGCCGTAATATTAATACTAGCAGGAATTGTATCATTAGATGATATTTTAGATATTATCAATAAAATTGGAGGGGCGTCCATTACTATAATATCGACAGTTGTCATGGCTGTCATATTAGAAAGCTTCGGTTTTTTCAACTGGGCAGCTACTCGAATTGTAAGTTTATCAAAAGGGTCGGGTTATCGATTGTATTGGTATATTCAGTTATTATGTTTTGGGATGACACTATTGTTTAATAATGACGGTAGTATTTTAATAACAACCCCTATTTTAATACTACTACTTAAGAACATGCGACTAAAATCTCCTCAACAAATCCCCTATTTAATCAGTGGAGCATTAATTGCAACTGCCTCCAGCGCCCCTATAGGAGTAAGTAATTTAGTTAATCTAATAGCTTTAAAAATTGTTGATATGTCTTTATGGATGCATACGTTAATGATGTTTGTCCCAGCAACTTTAGGGTTATTGTTTATGTCATATTTGATGTTCGTCATTGTGAAAAAAAAGCTGCCAGTAACTTTACCAACATCTCTCATTAATATTGAAGAATCATTTTTCACTAAAAACTTCCATCCACTGAAAGCAAGTATTTCCTTAGAAACAAAACAAAAGCGTACTAAATTTATGTTAAAGGTCCTATTCTTTGTTTTAATTGTACGAGGCATGTTATTTGTCGCTTCTTATGTAAATATTCCTATTGAAATCGTAGCAGTAATTAGTTCACTCATTCTTTTGATTTGGAGAGGCTACTATTTAAAATCTAATCCAGTAGATATACTGAAAAAGACGCCATGGCATATTCTAATATTTGCATTTTCTATGTATGTAATAATTTATGGACTGCACAATATCGGACTAACTGCATTATTAGTCCAGTGGTGTGAACCGATAGTTCAGCAAGGTTTATTTCAAGCAAGTTTCATCATGGGGGGATTAGTGTCCGTACTCTCTAACCTTTTTAACAATCACCCTGCATTAATGATTGGGACGATAACATTAACAGAGATGGGCTTAGACCCAGTTACATTAAAAACAATCTATCTTGCCAATATCATTGGAAGTGACATGGGATCTCTTTTATTGCCAATTGGAACACTAGCGTCCCTTATTTGGATGGATATTTTAAGAAAAAATAAAATTAAAATTACGTGGAAAGACTATTTAAGCATCACGATAAAAGTTATTCCGATAACAACGATTGTAACGCTAACACTCTTATATTTTTGGGTGCAAATAGTTTTTAATAACTAA
- a CDS encoding DUF2642 domain-containing protein: MNKIIQSLIKEFVQIEVSGKKIIKGTLIDLGTDLMVIFNGTDYMYIPFNHIHSFCSIPKNEFDTISPTESYSMQTGENSENLTLLLTLHQAKGKNSEIYLTDDQPLHGCITQIMDDYFEFYSPIYKTMYISTKHLKWLIPYISNEGPYGFNNNYSKPLLNEPLVNTFKSQIEKFKDKIIVFNIGGSKSHIGKIKNVEEQVVEMEKARAAKDYLNIEHIKTIHEV; this comes from the coding sequence TTGAATAAAATTATTCAAAGTCTAATCAAGGAGTTTGTCCAAATTGAGGTTTCAGGAAAAAAGATAATCAAGGGTACTCTAATTGATCTGGGAACGGACTTAATGGTTATTTTTAACGGAACAGATTATATGTACATTCCTTTCAATCATATCCATAGCTTCTGTTCTATCCCAAAAAATGAATTTGATACGATTTCCCCTACGGAGTCATATAGTATGCAAACTGGAGAAAATAGCGAGAATTTAACCTTGCTATTAACACTTCACCAAGCAAAGGGTAAGAATTCTGAAATTTATTTAACAGATGATCAGCCTCTACATGGTTGTATTACTCAGATAATGGATGACTACTTTGAGTTTTATTCACCCATCTATAAAACTATGTATATATCAACAAAACACTTAAAGTGGCTAATTCCTTATATTTCTAATGAAGGTCCCTACGGGTTTAATAACAACTACTCCAAACCTTTACTTAATGAACCCCTGGTTAATACCTTTAAATCTCAAATAGAAAAGTTTAAAGATAAAATAATTGTGTTCAATATTGGTGGAAGTAAGAGTCATATAGGAAAAATAAAAAATGTAGAGGAACAAGTTGTTGAGATGGAGAAAGCAAGAGCAGCTAAGGATTATTTAAATATCGAACATATAAAAACAATCCATGAAGTATAA
- a CDS encoding stage VI sporulation protein F has translation MQNSFFKSIENKTGVSMDELFTLANAISYADFTDEKQVRKIVRKVGKLANKPVSQELEDELTRSILQSGSSLSMADIQKLL, from the coding sequence ATGCAAAATTCATTTTTTAAATCAATAGAAAATAAAACTGGTGTATCAATGGATGAACTATTTACGCTTGCCAATGCCATCTCATATGCTGATTTTACGGATGAAAAACAGGTTCGTAAAATTGTACGTAAAGTTGGCAAGCTAGCAAATAAACCTGTTTCTCAAGAGTTAGAAGATGAACTTACACGCTCTATTTTACAGAGCGGTAGTTCATTGAGTATGGCGGATATTCAAAAATTATTATAA
- a CDS encoding YjcZ family sporulation protein produces MYGYCGGGYPGYYGGNEYGGNKSSTFVLIVVLFILLIIVGRSFFP; encoded by the coding sequence ATGTACGGCTACTGTGGCGGAGGTTATCCTGGATATTACGGAGGAAACGAGTACGGAGGTAACAAAAGTTCTACATTTGTACTAATCGTAGTATTATTTATATTATTAATCATTGTTGGTAGAAGCTTTTTCCCTTAA
- the spoVAE gene encoding stage V sporulation protein AE, translating to MISSLVTAFVVGGLICVIGQIFMDVFKLTPAHTLSTLVVLGSILDGFGLYEPLIDFAGAGATVPITSFGNSLTHGALAEAEKHGLIGVLTGMFEVTSSGISAAILFGVIGAFIFQKRKTRY from the coding sequence ATGATTTCTTCATTAGTTACTGCATTTGTTGTTGGCGGATTAATATGTGTAATTGGTCAAATCTTCATGGATGTGTTTAAACTAACGCCAGCACATACATTAAGTACTTTAGTTGTATTAGGTTCTATATTAGATGGTTTTGGTCTGTATGAGCCATTGATTGACTTTGCAGGAGCTGGAGCTACAGTTCCCATTACCTCCTTTGGTAACTCTTTGACGCATGGTGCATTAGCAGAGGCAGAGAAGCATGGGTTGATAGGTGTTTTGACTGGAATGTTCGAGGTAACAAGCTCTGGTATTAGTGCAGCTATTTTGTTTGGCGTAATTGGTGCATTCATTTTTCAAAAGCGGAAAACAAGATACTAG
- a CDS encoding stage V sporulation protein AD: MVNTFGTLQFTNKICIASTGIVVGPVEKDSTFADSFDEVLPLETEKSETNEQANSRMIEKTCQWAVKKAHTQIDKVDFLIGGDLINQLSPTNFAARSLAIPFLGVFSACASSMESVILGSLLLDSGNAKTVLAGASSHHQAVERQFRYPLEYGSQKPKTAQWTVTGAGFALLEKDTKNAPVVTHATIGRVVDSHQTNPLHMGAAMASAARDTIERHLTNTNSKMADFDVIMTGDLGNIGISILKEMFEDENTGVVLQDAGAQFYGNDTFFNAGASGAGCSATVFFGQIYDQLKKGFFKRVLLVATGALLSPLTFQQGETIPCIAHAIECRMEKRG, encoded by the coding sequence ATGGTAAATACATTTGGAACTCTACAGTTTACCAATAAAATTTGCATAGCGAGTACCGGAATAGTAGTGGGACCAGTAGAAAAGGATAGTACTTTTGCTGACTCTTTTGATGAAGTTCTTCCATTAGAAACGGAAAAAAGTGAAACGAATGAGCAGGCAAATTCTCGTATGATTGAAAAAACATGTCAATGGGCTGTTAAAAAAGCGCATACTCAGATAGACAAAGTGGATTTTTTAATAGGAGGCGACCTCATCAATCAACTTTCTCCGACAAATTTTGCAGCTCGAAGCTTAGCTATCCCATTCTTAGGTGTTTTTTCTGCATGTGCTAGTTCGATGGAATCTGTTATTCTTGGCAGTCTTTTACTGGACTCGGGAAATGCGAAAACAGTACTAGCCGGAGCTTCTAGTCATCATCAGGCAGTGGAGCGACAATTTAGATACCCACTTGAGTATGGATCGCAAAAACCTAAAACAGCCCAATGGACTGTGACTGGAGCAGGTTTTGCATTATTAGAAAAAGATACAAAAAACGCCCCAGTTGTCACTCATGCTACGATCGGTAGAGTAGTGGACAGTCATCAGACAAACCCATTGCATATGGGAGCTGCCATGGCATCTGCTGCGAGGGATACAATTGAGCGTCATTTAACGAATACGAACAGTAAAATGGCGGACTTCGATGTAATCATGACAGGTGATTTAGGCAATATAGGAATTTCTATATTAAAGGAAATGTTTGAAGATGAAAATACTGGAGTTGTCCTTCAAGATGCGGGAGCGCAGTTCTATGGAAATGATACGTTTTTCAATGCAGGTGCAAGTGGAGCGGGATGTTCCGCAACTGTTTTCTTTGGTCAAATATATGACCAGTTAAAAAAAGGCTTTTTTAAACGTGTTTTGCTAGTAGCTACAGGGGCATTACTGTCTCCTTTAACATTTCAACAAGGGGAAACAATCCCTTGTATTGCTCATGCCATTGAATGCCGTATGGAAAAGAGGGGTTAG
- the spoVAC gene encoding stage V sporulation protein AC has protein sequence MDQQQFQKIVDEKNPKVPFFMNILKAFIVGGIICTIGQLITFFYMRFFPFTEGTAANPTVATLVFIAMILTGTGLYKKIAQIGGAGSAVPVTGFGNAVISAAIEHKSEGYVLGVGGNMFKLAGSVILFGVLSAFVVALIKTILVNIGVVSW, from the coding sequence ATGGACCAACAACAATTTCAAAAAATAGTTGATGAAAAAAATCCTAAAGTGCCATTTTTTATGAACATACTAAAAGCATTCATCGTCGGGGGAATAATTTGTACTATTGGACAACTCATCACTTTTTTTTATATGCGGTTTTTCCCTTTTACAGAAGGAACTGCAGCTAATCCAACAGTTGCAACGTTAGTATTTATCGCGATGATCCTAACTGGAACTGGTTTATACAAAAAAATTGCGCAGATTGGCGGTGCTGGTTCAGCAGTACCTGTCACAGGATTTGGTAACGCAGTAATATCAGCCGCTATAGAGCATAAATCAGAAGGATATGTATTAGGGGTTGGAGGTAATATGTTCAAGCTTGCAGGGTCGGTAATACTATTCGGTGTTCTATCTGCATTTGTCGTTGCACTCATTAAAACAATATTAGTGAATATAGGTGTGGTTTCATGGTAA
- a CDS encoding CotY/CotZ family spore coat protein: protein MGCGNIGDVTDEKRSRNCVCDVVRAIKDIQDQATNDDCPQCPTNCFLEPLGGLVSPASRRQADTRVFMLLTKDGDPFKAFFRDNDRFDCDCISVFFRVEDIFDGCCATLRVLEPLDRERHEVDLLNDCGTKVDLRKLCKVRNFRSTGSCVTVDLDCFCAIECIADVFLGVCD, encoded by the coding sequence ATGGGTTGTGGAAATATAGGTGATGTTACTGACGAAAAACGTTCTAGAAATTGTGTTTGTGATGTTGTCCGCGCAATTAAAGACATTCAAGATCAAGCAACAAATGACGATTGCCCCCAATGTCCGACAAATTGTTTTCTAGAACCACTTGGAGGTCTTGTGAGTCCTGCTTCTAGACGCCAAGCTGACACACGAGTATTTATGTTATTAACAAAAGACGGAGATCCATTTAAAGCATTTTTCCGTGATAATGATAGATTTGATTGTGATTGCATTTCTGTTTTCTTCCGTGTAGAAGATATCTTTGACGGTTGCTGTGCAACTTTACGAGTATTAGAGCCACTTGACAGAGAACGTCACGAAGTTGATTTATTGAACGATTGTGGAACAAAAGTCGATTTAAGAAAGCTTTGTAAAGTTCGAAATTTCAGATCAACTGGTAGTTGTGTTACTGTAGACTTGGATTGTTTCTGTGCAATTGAATGTATCGCCGATGTATTTTTAGGTGTATGTGACTGA
- the mgtE gene encoding magnesium transporter, protein MTQQPLEESILIDFLLNDSMDDFREEFMQLHPYDQSIFFEKVGPDLRKKIYHYLSPKEISELFEATKFDDEQYNLFMQEMDITYAADMLSYMYTDNAVDVLNELGKDQVASYLNIMDKESAQEIKDLLHYEEYTAGSIMTTEYVAIPENSTCRSAMTILRSAAPEAETIYYLFVVDDDHKLSGVISLRDLIIADEDTLIKDVMNDRVVSVLVSVDQEEVARMIKDYDFLAVPVVDFKNHLLGIVTVDDILDVLDEEASDDYSKLAGVSNMDTFDKGSLQAARKRLPWLIILLFLGMFTANLMSIFEQTLDKVALLAVFIPLIAGMAGNSGTQALAVAVRGIATGDIEEQSKTKLLFREAGTGLITGLICGLLVVGVVYFWKHDLLIGLLVGSSIFGSIFIATLGGSFIPLLIHRMKIDPAVASGPFITTVNDVVSILIYLGLATIFISSL, encoded by the coding sequence ATGACTCAACAACCTTTAGAGGAGTCCATTTTAATTGATTTTTTATTAAATGATTCAATGGACGATTTTAGAGAAGAATTTATGCAACTTCATCCGTATGATCAATCCATATTTTTTGAAAAGGTGGGACCTGATTTAAGGAAGAAAATTTATCATTACCTTTCTCCTAAAGAAATATCTGAGCTATTCGAAGCGACGAAATTTGATGATGAACAATATAATTTATTTATGCAGGAAATGGATATTACTTACGCTGCCGATATGCTTTCTTATATGTATACGGATAATGCGGTAGATGTATTAAATGAGTTAGGGAAAGACCAAGTCGCAAGTTATTTAAACATAATGGATAAGGAGTCCGCACAGGAAATTAAGGATCTTTTACATTATGAAGAATATACCGCTGGTTCCATTATGACTACGGAATATGTAGCAATTCCTGAAAATTCAACATGTCGCTCGGCAATGACTATTTTGCGTAGTGCTGCACCAGAAGCAGAGACCATCTATTATTTATTTGTTGTGGATGATGATCATAAACTTTCTGGAGTTATTTCACTTCGTGATCTAATCATTGCAGATGAAGATACATTGATAAAAGATGTTATGAATGATCGGGTAGTCAGTGTTTTAGTGAGTGTTGATCAAGAAGAAGTAGCTCGAATGATAAAAGATTATGATTTTCTAGCCGTTCCAGTAGTAGATTTTAAAAATCACTTACTTGGGATTGTTACGGTAGATGATATTTTAGACGTATTAGACGAAGAAGCATCGGATGATTACTCGAAACTTGCAGGGGTTTCCAACATGGACACCTTCGATAAAGGATCATTACAGGCTGCAAGAAAAAGATTGCCATGGCTAATCATTTTATTGTTCCTTGGAATGTTTACCGCAAATTTAATGAGTATTTTTGAGCAAACTCTAGATAAAGTTGCACTACTTGCTGTTTTTATTCCTTTAATTGCTGGTATGGCTGGTAATAGTGGTACACAAGCACTCGCTGTAGCTGTTCGGGGTATCGCCACTGGAGACATTGAAGAACAAAGTAAGACGAAATTACTTTTTAGAGAAGCTGGTACTGGTCTTATAACAGGACTCATTTGTGGTTTACTAGTTGTTGGAGTAGTATATTTTTGGAAACATGATTTACTAATTGGCTTATTGGTAGGTTCATCTATTTTTGGATCTATTTTTATTGCTACTTTAGGGGGATCTTTCATACCGTTATTGATTCATCGAATGAAAATAGACCCGGCAGTTGCATCAGGACCATTTATCACAACGGTTAATGATGTAGTAAGTATTTTAATTTACCTTGGACTGGCTACCATATTTATCTCATCTTTGTAA